The Vicugna pacos chromosome 2, VicPac4, whole genome shotgun sequence sequence agttaaaaggaaaagaaaagcgtAATTTTTTGAGATGGGATTTTTTACATATGAATAATGTTAAGGAATTATTACTTTTGTTACATGTAATAATGACATATTtggttaattaaaaagaaatctcttCAACTGTTGAGCCATATGACAGATTTGTGGGTGAATGTTacaattatttactttaaaattaccACAGAAGAAAAATACTACCCAAAGAAGAAATTCACATAGGAGAGAGAGGATGCAAAATTGGCAAACTTCTTAAAATTCCATGATGGGTacatagagtaagtctatttttgtgtatgtctgaaattttcataatgaaaagttttaaaagagggaagaaaagataCAACAGCACATCTTTATTGAGAAAATGATACTTTTCCAACAGTTTATCTCTCTTTGCAAGTTTATATATCTCATTAATCAGACAGTCTTTAGCTGCAAGAGAGGGCATTATGGAGGAAGAGAGACCTGTCTTATCAAGGAAAGCAAGGAAGGGGAGGGTTGGAAAAGGAGGTTAAGTGATCTAACCTTTAAGGTCTGCCATAGGGcaatagaagagaaaaatttaTGGTCATTTTGCCAAGATTAACCAGAAGTGAGctattatatttcttatttcatatTAATAAACTGTCGTTTTGAATTTAATCATCCTTCTTTTTTCCCTATAGGTAAAGAATGTAGTCTGTGTCTAGTCTTCTCATCAGTAATTGTGCTTTCTATAGgttttaaagtcatttttctatattttgatctTTGTGTACTTGGTTAATAGGATTCTATCCCTGACAGATGaatcttgttttgtttctgtttctgaacCTGTAAGATTAGTGAGTAAACTCTGGACTCTGTTGAATTTACCAAGGTAATTCTGCCCTGTAAGGAACTTTCCAGATAGCCAGCCAGCCTCCCTCTGTCAAAAATGTTGACTTCTTTCTTCTAATAATaagacaaatggaaagaaaatagaaatttaagagGAATACAAAAAAGCTTATTTGAATATGGAAAGAGATACATGCTTTTCTTGGCTGAAACCTTAGCATAATATAGTTTATACAAGTTTAAGTTAGATTGAAATAGCAGAGATTTAGAAGATGCTCTAACGTTAAAAAGAGAAGTCAGATGTAGGTATATATTGAACAGTTGGTGGTCTGTAAAACTTACGAAATGTCTCTATTACTGTATTACTGAATCTTGGTTTTTCAAGCCTATGCGATGGTTTTGTGATAGTGTTGTAACTACCTAAAAGGAAGAGTCGCCACTAACACTGAACATCAGCTAAAGCGACCCTGCGTTTCCTCATATTTGTTGTAGAGATCTGTGGTTAGTTTGAATGATGATCTAATCTGTGTCAGAGGCAGTTAGGCCATTTATCTAGGACACAGCCCATTTTCACACACACCGTCACTGAGGCTGAATTATTTGCTATCTCAGTGGGTATTATAGATTGGACTTGAGACTCTGATAAATGATCATCAAAGTAATGAATCTTTGGgactatgaaaaaaagaatataactgGAAAACTATTAAACCGAAATGTGTTCTcttagaagggggaaaaaaggagtatGTCAACTGCTGCCCAGAAACAGAATGTTTTGTTCAGTTTTCCAAATATGCAGAGTAAGAACAATGCTGTTTGATTCTCAATTTATAGCCGACATATTATATACATTAATAGAAAAAGTTGTATACAAGTCTATTTTCAGtaacatctattcttttttaaattactctTAGTAGGATTTGACCTGTGTAACTGGACAGTGTATTGGGGAGATCCTGAACTTTCTGAACAAGTATTAAGATATGCATAGgctattctttatttagaaaatttTGATTATTAATCTCTATAATAATTATTGCTTCTGTCAAGTTTCGGGGTTGAGATGGTTAGAAGCTAAGAAGACTTTTGGCCTTGGATGATTACAATTCAGAAAATGTATATAATTCAGTCACTTTGGGGACAGAATAGCACTTTGTGAGCTAATCTGTGAGTTGAACTAATATTTATAACACTGTTTCAATGGGGCTAATTGCTAGTTTGTAGCTTGTGTTTTGACATACACCACATTTGTAGGTTGAAGGGACTATTATTGCCTTTAGCCTAAGtactatacttaattttttttttactcaaaatGCTGCCTATTATATTTCTTTATCAGTGAAATGTGGAACTACCACTGTCGAAGCCCTTGATAAATAATACTGTCAGATGTAAGAAGCAAAGTCcatattatttataaatgtacAAAATACCAATTGAGTTTGCTTATTTTCTGTTGAGTAGAGCATGGTGAAACCAGTGTTTACATGCACTGATCTTGAGGTTATCCCTTAGAAACTCCAGGATTCAGATTAGCCTGGGTGTACCATCCATGTCCACTCCAACCTTCTTGTTTATCAAGGTGAAATTGTGTTGAAATAAACATTGCAAGATGCCTATGGGTTATCATTTACCGTGGTGAAAAGTAGTATCAGCAGAGGAAGACAGTATGGATTATCAGTGATCTAATTGTAAGGCAAAATCAATTTCCGCTATCCTACCCCAGTTACTCCATTTTAAGACTAAGTATAAGAAGTCCTTATGAGAGACCTCTGCTCTGTCCTTGGGTAATAAATACTAATCTATACTTGTCTTAGCAAAGCCTAAAACAAATGTGAAAAGGAAGCATCTGATTCACAAGTAAATTAACTATCTGCCAGAGCAAAATTTCACCCCTCTTCAAAGAAAGACAAGATAATCTAAGCAAAATAATTGTGAGTCCATAATAtccaatatataaaaaaattgaaaggcAAGCCCGTAAGGAGGAAAATGTGATTCCGGGAGAACAATTATTTAATAGCAAGGGTCCCAGAAATGATGGAGATTATGGAATTAAGAAGGCTGTATGTGAGTgtggaaaaataaatagatactCCCCATTCCAGAAGATGGAACTTAGTTTCACTCTACTCACCTCTTTCCAAGGGTGGGCTAGACTTAGTAACAGCTTCCAAAGAACAGAGTAAGAGAAAGGAATAATAGTTAAATTTACGATGGAAAAATCTGCCAAATGCTACTTTAACCAAGTGGTGAAGGTTACTGTTATCAGTAATGTGTGAATATCATATAACCCCCTCTATGATATTATTAATAAAAACCCATAGCCCTACTGTAATCATGAGAAAAGCACCAGAAAACCCAGACTGTGAACAGTTTACAGGATTTCTGGCCAGTACTCTTCAAGATTGTTAAGGTTATGAAAAACAAGGCAAGACTGAGAAACTATCACAGACCAGAGGAGACTTGAGGGGACATGAAAACTAAatacaatgtatttttttaattgaatcctGGAATAGAAAGGGTACATTAATGGTAAAAGTGGTGAAAGCATAATATAATCTAGAGTTcaattaatgataaaaataaataaatgaagaaaataaaaaaaccatgtttaaaaaaaagctattatGAATACATGCAGATATTTAATGGAAAACATGAACAAAATAAGGAAGCCCATGGGGAATCTCAGTACAAAAATGggagctataaaaaagaatgaaatcaagttttaaaactaaaattacgGTATTTGAACTGAAAACTTAACTTGATAGGCTTAACATTTTATTTGATACTGTAAAAGAAAAGATCGGTTAAACTAAAGACAATGCAACTGAAACTATTTAAATGaagtacagaaaggaaaaaaactcatACAAAATGAACAGAACATTTGTCAGCTATGGGACAATGTCATGTGCTCAAACATGCATGTAATGGAATTATCAGAAGAAAGTGAGCaggttaaatattaaaaaacaaacttttaatagatattttccttgtttcttaatttctttaaaagatgtaACAGTTTACGGTCAATATGATAATATATTGTGGAGTTTGTAAGGTATGTGGAATGACTATAGCtcagaaaacaggaagaaactacaaagggtttggggggaaggaataTACTGTTTTGTGATTCTTATATAATATGTCAAGGAGATAGATCATTATCTGAGGTTAAActtgaaagaaatataaataatcattaaaaaatgaaagtgtgGTATAGATAGTAAACCAATACAAGAGGTAAAAtggaatacaaaaaaattaatccaaaagaagtttaaaagaagaaaaaaaaagaatcaaagaacaaataaaaaggtGGACTTAAACCTAATTATATcagtaattaccttaaatgtaaatgatctaaTTAAAATTGAACATTTAAAACCAGATCTTCAAGCTCATTAAAAGTAAGATACAAGTGTGTGTTTACAAAAGATGTAATTAAATCTGTAGACAGAAGGATGATAACAAATACATCTCACATGCAAACACTAATCATAAGAAACCTGGAATCccaatattaaaaatagataaaatatatttcaggaaTACTGACAGAGATGAAGTACATTTCACAGTAAGAGGTCCAATTTGTCAAGAAGGTATAACAGtcctaaatgtgtgtgtgtttgtggtagATAGAATAGGAattccccaaagatgtccatatcCCAGTCCACAGAACCTGTGTATAATGCACCCTACATGGTAAAGGGACTTTGCAGGGCTGATTAAATTAAGCATCTGGAGGtggggagattattctggattatctgagTCTGCCCCGTGTAAGTACAACAGTCCTTATAGGAGAAAGAAGAGATAGGAGCATTTAGAGAATGAAATGTGACATCAGAAGCAGAAGTCAGTCAGAGAGAGAGATCTAAAGATTCTGATTCTATgctgttggctttgaagatggaggaagaagggGCTGTTGGCCAAAGAATGCAGGGAGTCTCTAGAAGGTGGAAAGACAGGGAAATAGATTCTCCCCGCAAGCCTTCAGAAGGAATTCAGACTTGTTTTGTTTTAGCCCATTGAGAcctatttcagacttctgacctccaagaCTATAAGATAATTTTGCATGTTTTAAGGCACTGTTTGTGGCAACTtgtagcagcaataggaaactgataCAGCATCAAATAATAGAAATTGTAAAATGGGAAGCAAAGCCTGAAGAAACTAAAGGGAGCAATAAATTCACaattatagttggagattttaaaatttctccctcAGTAATTGAACAATAGGCATAAAGTCAGAAGCTATATCGAAGACTTAAACAACACTGTCAACCAATTTGATCTAATTGACATTAATAAGGCATTATGCTTAGTAACTCCAGAAGTTACAAGTGGAGATGAAAAGTTTACTGTGAAGACTATTTGTTGGATCATAAGAAAAGGTGTGTTAATTTGACAGAATTTGAATTCTAGAGATTATATCTCTATTCACAAtgcaataaaactagaaatcaaaattAGAAACATATCTGGAAAGTCATCAGATCTTTTAAACaacaaattctttaaaagaaatgtacAGATCTCTTTCGCTCAGGCCCATGGCGCCGGCAGGATGGGCAAGTGTCGCGGTCTTCGTACTGCCAGGAAGCTCCGCAGCCACCGACGAGACCAGAAGTGGCATGATAAACAGTACAAAAAAGCCCATTTGGGCACAGCCCTGAAGGCCAACCCTTTTGGAGGTGCTTCTCATGCAAAGGGAATTGTGCTTGAAAAAGTAGGGGTTGAAGCCAAACAGCCAAATTCTGCCATCAGGAAGTGTGTCAGGGTTCAGCTAATCAAGAATGGCAAAAAAATCACAGCCTTTGTACCCAATGATGGTTGTTTGAATTTTATCGAGGAAAATGATGAAGTTCTGGTTGCTGGATTTGATCGTAAAGGTCATGCTGTTGGTGACATTCCTGGAGTCCGCTTTAAGGTGGTCAAAGTAGCCAATGTCTCTCTTTTGGCtttatacaaaggcaagaaggAAAGACCAAGATCATAAGTTTTGATGGTGAAAGCACAATAGTAATAAATTTTCAtatgccaaaaataaaaaaaaaaatgtacagatgAAGGAAGAAAACATCTAAGCAGattgataaaaaagaaagagaacagaatTACCAATATTGGGGATGAAGGTGAGGACATCATTATAGATCTTAATTTTGACAACTGAGGtcaaatgaataaattcctagaaagtcTGAAACTCCCAAAGCTCATTTAATTAGAAATAGATAACCCAAATAGCTCTCTGTACATttagaagaaggaggaagaggacggagaggagggggaagaaaagatTTTGGAaactttaaaggagaaaaaaggtaaATAGGTTGAACTCCAGAAACtactgaaagaaaggaaaggaaaagtgacTCTTGTCCTCCATAACAATATCCAAAAATTGCTAAcataatatagtaaaaaaaaaaatgacctgccTTTTCTCATTcagattttaataaatgtttttatgcATGCACATattgttttattataaatataatcaaCTCAGTGGTTGTCTTTGTTgcttttgggttttatttttaagctgTTTCCCCCTCTTTTCTTGGCTCTCCTCACCCCCATCTCTTACCTCCCAGATCCTCTTCTCTGACACTTAATATATATTAACAATCTAGTATGTAATCTTTCATATTTCTCTCCATTTTCATATAAACTTGTGTTCTTGGGGAATTTATTGATTTACAAAAATGAAATCCTGTAACATACACTTCATGGTGTGTTGTTTTTCTCACTCTGCTACGTGCTGATGCTGCATATCTAACCAAGTCAAGTTGATGTGGGtttaattcattcttttcagTAACTGAACAAGAAGGTGTATCACAATTTTTCACCCATTTTCCTAATGAAATACATTGGATTTCACAGtcttgttttccattttcatttttgtcactATGAAAAATGTggctatctttatttttaatagataatgTAAAACTTCTTTCCAAAAGAGTTTCACATGTCATGTTTTCACCAGCAGTATACACTCTGCATTCCTGTCAGCCAAATGTGTTATATAGTTCTTTGCCACGTTTAAGCCTGACATAGTTGTCATCCAGAGTGGCAAGAACTGTCAAGGATCTGAACTTTTATGCTGCTTGCAAGCTAACAATTTATCCTGCGAAAACTTCATGAatgctggcagaagacatgagactcctgggtcagaggcAAAGACCTTTCTTACAACACAACAAAGAGAAAGAGCATCATGGTAATGTCTGTTCCTCCTGCCCCCAAGTTTTTTGAGGTGAATGTGGAGGGTGCTCTGGACTGaattatattctttctcattaatgtgttgaaatcctaacctctcATTGTGACTATATCTGGAGATGAGGTCtttaggagataattaggtttaatGTGGTCATAAGGTTGATACCCTAATTGGATAGGACTTTGGCCATGAAGGGGAAGagagatctttttctttctttaccatGTGAGGACACTGCAGGAAGGtaaccatctgcaagccaggaagagagctctcaccaggaatAAATATTCCGGCACATTGaccttggactttcagcctccagaagtgtgagaaatacatttctgaggTTTAAGCCACCCATTCTGTGATACTGTATtacggcagcctgagcagaccaAGACCAGAGGCCCAGGTAGATGTGTATCCAGTGAGAGTTTACATCTCAGTTGAGCAACCTCAGTCTTCAGGAACCCAAAATGTTTACAATGGGCAGTGAAGTCTGGCCTTTGCCCCAGAGGTCATCATTATCTTTATTATACTGAACAGTAAACAAACTTGCCCTTTGCTCTGAAGCAAGACACTGCCTGTCTGTTCCAAGACTGTTCTCTAtacaaacatccttgaaaagaatGTCTGGAACCGAAAGGCAGTCTTGCCTCACTCTGAAGACCTGCGGAAATATCAGCACCTAAAACAAAGTCGGCGTGATTATATTTTAGGACTTGGTCTTTCAGTCTCTTTCCATCTGTAAATAATACGTGTGTTTATTCTGTCATCAGTGTGCTCTCTTTAACAGTTCTTAACAGATATCTAACTTTAAATTTACTTTACGTATTTAGCACCTTTTGAAATCTCTCATGAGCTACTTCCTTACTCATTGGCTCTACTTAACGTAGCCTGTGAATTTTACATATATGCCATAAGTTACTGTGTTGCTCTCAGTGTTTAATGTTTCTTTTGGTTTTAATCtcacttattttcttttatagcaGAATTGAATGATGTTAGGTAATTTAGAAGATTCACATTACATATCTGTTCATACTTTTTGGATGGATGGGGTGAGATATCAGAAAACTTTTACTTCTTTTAGGTGCTAATAATTCATCATAGGACAATGACACTTTCATAggattttttctaatttctaggAAAGTATCCACTATTTTTGCTCTTATAATATGTTCCTTTTAAAGTGAACCAAATATTAAACTCTTAGTTCCTTAATACTTATGAGAGATTATTTTTAACTACTCTCTCTGAGAACAATAAATTTTACTAACCTTGATCATGGCCCCACTGAATGCCTTTACCAGGATCTGAGACACAAAGTCAATTATTTCAGCAAATCTCGGGGATCTATTTTCTATTCAGTTTTGAAGCTAATGATAAAAGCAAGGAGTGTGAAATGAGGAATAGTTTTTAGCTTAAATAGTTAATCTTATCATTTATTCATTGAGTATACATTTATTGAGTTCTATGATGTACTAAGTACTCTAGGCTTATGAGAATAAGTACTACGTATGTCTACCTAAGGAAATTTATTGTCTGGTAAGGGAGGCATttacaaataaatggaatttgTACtaggtctgtgatatcacaaaacaggatGATTGAAGCTGCTTGGAAAGTCAGAGGTTTTACAAGCCCTTTGCTTGGACTTTAAGGATGAGAGTTTCACCATGGAGGAAGTA is a genomic window containing:
- the LOC140699946 gene encoding small ribosomal subunit protein uS12-like, with amino-acid sequence MGKCRGLRTARKLRSHRRDQKWHDKQYKKAHLGTALKANPFGGASHAKGIVLEKVGVEAKQPNSAIRKCVRVQLIKNGKKITAFVPNDGCLNFIEENDEVLVAGFDRKGHAVGDIPGVRFKVVKVANVSLLALYKGKKERPRS